From the genome of Roseivivax sp. THAF197b:
CCTGCACCGCATCTGCGAATTCTTCGACGTGGATGCGCGCATCCTGCTCGATCCCGTGGAGGAGATCGAACGCGGTCGCCACGGATTGACCTCATCGGCGGAATTGCAGGATTTCCTCGGCGGAAAGAACGTGCTGGCCCCACCCGAGGCGGACTTCCCGTCCGGATTCTACCGCTTCACACGCCCCAGTTTCGTCGATGACGAGCGATTTCTGATCAGCATCGTGATGATCTACCGCAGATCCGGTCAGGCCTTTCTGCGCGGTCTCGAAGCACGCGAGGCAATGCGGCGTCAGGGCCTCCCCCTAGATCGGAGGATGCGCGAATTCCGCGGGCTGGTCATCCCGCAATTCAACGGAGTCGCGATCCTCATCAGCCGCCGGGGCGGTCAGACGACGAGCTTCAACTTCCTGAGCCGCGTCCCGACATTCGAGAACAATTTCTGGTCCGGCTATACCGCGCGCACCATCTCGGAGACGGAAACCGGCGCGCGATTTGCCCGGCAGGTCTATGAACATATCGGTCCGTCGCGGGCCAACGCGCTTCGGGCGGCCCGTCAGTCCGGTCTTTGCGAGGCGGCAGACCTGCCGCCCTTCCATCGTCAGCAATTGAAAGTCGGTCAGGCCCTTACCTGACCCGCCGCCGGTTTCGGCCGCAGGGTTCAACGGGCGCGTCTTACACTCATGGGGTTCAGCGCGCGCGATGCTCAAGGTGTGTCACGCCGAAGAGCCACCCCAGACGGGCACCCCATTCATGCAGAACGATACGCTTCTCTCACGGGATCGGACCGGACCAAGCGCGCTTTATCAACCCGCCCGTAGGCTTATTCCGCCTGCGCGTCCGACCGGCTCTTGCCCGACACTTTCAGCGCCAGCGTCGCCGCCATGAACGGATCGAGCGCCCCGTCCAGCACGCCCTGCGTGTCCGAGGTCTCGACCCCCGTGCGCAGATCCTTGACCATCTGGTAGGGCTGCAGCACGTAGGAGCGGATCTGGTTCCCCCAGCCCGCCTCGCCCTTGGCCTCGTGCTGGGCGTTGATCTCCGCGTGACGGCGGTCCAACTCCATCTGGTAGAGGCGCGATTTCAGCGCCTTCATGGCGATGTCGCGGTTCTGGTGCTGCGATTTCTCCGACGAGGTCACGACAATGCCCGTGGGCGCGTGAGTGATCCGCACCGCCGAGTCGGTCGTGTTGACGTGCTGACCGCCAGCCCCCGAGGACCGATAGGTGTCAACGCGGATATCGGCGGGGTTCACCTCGATCTCGATATTGTCGTCGACCACCGGGTAGACCCAGACGGAGCAGAAGGAGGTATGCCGCCGCGCCGCCGAATCGTACGGCGAGATGCGCACGAGGCGATGCACGCCGGATTCGGATTTCAGCCAGCCATAGGCGTTGTGCCCGGAAATCTTGTAGGAGGCCGATTTGATACCCGCCTCTTCGCCGGGGCTTTCGGATTGCAGTTCGACCTCGTAGCCCTTCTTCTCGGCCCAGCGGACATACATCCGCGCCAGCATCGATGCCCAGTCGCAGCTTTCCGTGCCACCCGCGCCGGAATTGATCTCGAGGAAGGTGTCGTTGCTGTCCGCCTCGCCGTCGAGAAGCGCCTCCAACTCCTTTGTGGCGGCCTTCTCGGCCAGGGCCCGCAGCGCCGCCTCCGCCTCCGACACGATCTCCTCGTCGCCCTCGGCCTCGCCCATCTCGATCAGCTCGACCTGATCGCTCTTTTCCTGGGCAATGGTCCGGTAGGTGTCCATCGCGTCGACCAGCAATTGCCGGTCCCGCATCAGCTTCTGCGCCGCGTCGGGATCGTTCCAGAGGTTGGGGTCCTCGACACGGGCGTTGAACTCTTCAAGCCGGTGTTCGGCGGTGTCCCAGTCCAGCCGCTGGCTCAGAAGGGCCAGCGATTTTTCGATCCGCTCGACATTGTTTTCGGCTTCAGCGCGCATGGAGGCTCCGACGATCTCTGGAAACTGGACGCGGTGATACCCCATCGCCCGATGGCTCACAAGCCGCCCCTGAAAGGCGCCCCCGCCCGCCGCGCCGGGTGCCGGACTTTGGCCAGAAGCGGACCCCGCAGGCACCATCCGCGCCCATCCGTCAGGGCCGCTCACGGCGTCCCCGTTTCACCTTTCAAATAAAACGCAAAACCGCCGCGCGCGCCGCAGGCGCGCGCGGCGCGGATCGGCCCGGGCTTTGCCCGGGTCGAAACCGGATCAGTACAAACCGCCCGAGGACAGGGTGCCGAAGCTCGCTTTCGGCCCCACGACCGCCGTACCACCGCTCGAGGTCGTGACCTCGCGCGCAGTGCCGCCGGGGGTGATGACATCGAAGCCCGATCCCATCGCCCAGCCGCCGTCGAACTGGATACCGAACATGGGCTCGAGGCCCTCCCGGAAGCATTCCGCCACCACGTTCGCGCCAGAGGCGCCGTCGCCCAGCCGTGCGCCTGTGTTGCGGTCGATCTTGATGAACATGCATTCCTCGGGCACCGCGAAGTCGCCCCCGCCATATTTCGCCACGGCCTCCTGCATGAAGCGCTGGAAGACCGGGCCGCACA
Proteins encoded in this window:
- the prfB gene encoding peptide chain release factor 2; the protein is MRAEAENNVERIEKSLALLSQRLDWDTAEHRLEEFNARVEDPNLWNDPDAAQKLMRDRQLLVDAMDTYRTIAQEKSDQVELIEMGEAEGDEEIVSEAEAALRALAEKAATKELEALLDGEADSNDTFLEINSGAGGTESCDWASMLARMYVRWAEKKGYEVELQSESPGEEAGIKSASYKISGHNAYGWLKSESGVHRLVRISPYDSAARRHTSFCSVWVYPVVDDNIEIEVNPADIRVDTYRSSGAGGQHVNTTDSAVRITHAPTGIVVTSSEKSQHQNRDIAMKALKSRLYQMELDRRHAEINAQHEAKGEAGWGNQIRSYVLQPYQMVKDLRTGVETSDTQGVLDGALDPFMAATLALKVSGKSRSDAQAE
- a CDS encoding helix-turn-helix domain-containing protein, producing the protein MPDTDPPNPSDLRARFGANLRHLSRRAPSISALCREIGINRTQYNRYLSGESFPRPDILHRICEFFDVDARILLDPVEEIERGRHGLTSSAELQDFLGGKNVLAPPEADFPSGFYRFTRPSFVDDERFLISIVMIYRRSGQAFLRGLEAREAMRRQGLPLDRRMREFRGLVIPQFNGVAILISRRGGQTTSFNFLSRVPTFENNFWSGYTARTISETETGARFARQVYEHIGPSRANALRAARQSGLCEAADLPPFHRQQLKVGQALT